One window from the genome of Pseudanabaena yagii GIHE-NHR1 encodes:
- a CDS encoding DUF1186 domain-containing protein — translation MNVEEILAGLEIYDGKYKRAHIDAALKQKEEIIPHLIAILEKVRDEPQNYIEDSDYQAHIYALMLLGHWRETRAHQVIIDVVSLPEPLPHDLLEDVLTEDLPTILLRTSGGSLEKIKGLATNKNAYEFSRGAAITAITYAVIEGIITREDALSFLDGLLTKDQASEDSSFYSQLACSICDLYPEELMDKIHAAYDQGLIDKVFVGIEEFQEALKDGKEKCLADLSKQLSHHSLEDIHKSMEWWACFNHESNKPFVPKQPILEFWDKPAPKKTKKKKAFWEL, via the coding sequence ATGAATGTAGAAGAAATTTTAGCTGGGCTTGAGATTTACGATGGCAAATATAAGCGTGCACATATCGACGCTGCCCTAAAACAAAAAGAAGAAATTATTCCGCATCTGATTGCGATTTTGGAAAAAGTTAGGGATGAGCCGCAGAATTACATAGAAGATTCTGATTATCAAGCTCATATCTATGCCCTGATGTTATTAGGACATTGGCGAGAAACTAGGGCTCATCAGGTAATCATTGATGTAGTCAGCCTCCCTGAACCTCTACCACATGATCTTTTAGAAGATGTCCTGACTGAAGATTTACCCACCATCCTATTACGCACCTCAGGCGGGTCTCTTGAAAAAATCAAAGGACTTGCTACCAACAAGAATGCCTATGAGTTTAGTCGTGGGGCAGCGATTACGGCGATTACCTATGCAGTGATCGAAGGCATAATTACTAGGGAAGACGCATTATCTTTCTTAGACGGATTACTTACAAAAGATCAGGCTAGTGAAGATTCCAGCTTTTATAGTCAGCTAGCCTGCTCAATATGTGATCTTTATCCTGAAGAGTTGATGGATAAAATTCATGCAGCTTATGATCAAGGGCTAATTGATAAGGTTTTCGTTGGGATTGAAGAGTTTCAAGAAGCTTTAAAAGACGGCAAGGAAAAATGCCTTGCTGATCTCAGTAAACAGTTGTCTCATCATTCCCTAGAAGACATCCACAAGAGTATGGAATGGTGGGCTTGTTTTAATCATGAAAGTAATAAGCCATTTGTACCAAAACAACCCATCTTAGAGTTTTGGGATAAACCAGCACCCAAAAAGACTAAAAAGAAAAAAGCATTTTGGGAGCTATAG